One Pagrus major chromosome 15, Pma_NU_1.0 DNA window includes the following coding sequences:
- the add3b gene encoding adducin 3 (gamma) b, which produces MSLVEVRQTAGSLTLSLSSNDPKERYFDRVDESDPEYLRSRNMSPDLRQDFNMMEQKKRVTQILQSPVFKDELEGLIQDQMTKGNNPSGLLALRQIADLVMASTLGGVGPLTSPISFGMVTPVNDLFGIESPSFAKGEKQSRCRLASLYRLVDLFSWARFTSSYITVRVNKEQDHVLISPRGLSFAEVTGANLVKVNIIGEVVDQGSTDLGIDHFGFAPHAAIYSMRPDVRCIIHIHTPATAAVSTMKCGILPISQEALLLGDVSCFGYHGSLDNREEKVEFQKALGPTAKVMMLRNHGLLALGETVEEAFHYVYHSQQACEIQVKALGCSGSVDNLVLLDREKFKPLTQGVATAGLVMDNEVKWKVGEAEFESLMRMLDNLGYRTGYSYRNPIVREKPRSKNDVEIPATVSAVPPEDSELGLRSPFKFMAQKQQRERTRWLNSPNSYLRVNVPEQSPSGDVSPRTKTVWMKSSQPGNSIGTPIRIEDPNQFVPLNTDPTEVQDKRNRIKEQHRGDQMTPGPKSQLLAGIVVDTIPGPAFIIEDEEHTRSLPPNPFDNLTEKELEEYKNTVEKKQQGQEEDDDATDADEMTTFDGSTISLSLSPIMTPAKQDTIPNGKDHLSELEDDLSMEISKMSVSTTETVEISITSKEKSEEAQTPESQTKSPKKKKKKFRTPSFLKKSKKKKDEKEKEKTEA; this is translated from the exons ATGAGTCTGGTGGAGGTGAGGCAGACGGCGGGGTCTCTCACCCTGTCCCTGTCCAGCAACGACCCCAAGGAGCGCTACTTCGACCGCGTGGACGAGAGTGACCCGGAGTACCTCCGCAGCAGGAACATGTCGCCCGACCTGAGGCAGGACTTCAACATGatggagcagaagaagagggtCACCCAGATCCTGCAGAGTCCA GTGTTCAAAGATGAGCTGGAAGGCCTGATTCAGGACCAGATGACGAAGGGCAACAACCCCTCAGGTCTCTTGGCTCTGAGGCAGATTGCTGACCTGGTCATGGCCAGCACCTTGGGAGGGGTCGGTCCCCTGACTTCACCCATCA GCTTTGGGATGGTGACTCCAGTCAATGACTTGTTTGGCATCGAGTCTCCCTCTTTTGCTAAAGGGGAGAAACAGAGTCGCTGCAGGCTGGCCAGCCTCTACAGGCTTGTTGACCTCTTCAGCTGGGCTCGTTTTACAAGCTCCTACATTACT GTACGTGTCAATAAAGAACAGGACCATGTTCTGATCAGTCCAAGAGGTCTGTCTTTTGCTGAGGTGACAGGAGCAAATTTG GTGAAAGTAAACATTATAGGTGAGGTGGTGGACCAGGGATCTACTGATCTGGGTATCGACCACTTTGGGTTCGCTCCTCACGCAGCCATATACTCAATGCGCCCAGACGTGAGATGTATCATCCACATACATACGCCTGCAACAGCTGCA GTGTCCACGATGAAATGTGGAATACTGCCAATTTCCCAGGAGGCTTTGCTTCTTGGAGACGTGAGCTGCTTTGGTTACCACGGCAGCTTGGATAATagagaggagaaggtggagTTTCAGAAAGCTCTGGGCCCTACTGCCAAG GTGATGATGCTGAGGAACCACGGGCTGCTGGCTTTGGGAGAAACAGTAGAAGAGGCTTTTCACTACGTGTACCACTCTCAGCAAGCTTGTGAAATCCAG GTGAAGGCTTTAGGATGTTCAGGCAGTGTGGACAACCTCGTGCTCCTGGACAGGGAGAAGTTTAAGCCCCTGACCCAGGGAGTGGCCACTGCCGGGTTGGTGATGGACAATGAGGTCAAGTGGAAAGTGGGCGAGGCCGAGTTCGAGTCCCTAATGAGGATGCTGGACAACCTG GGATACAGAACGGGCTACTCCTACAGGAACCCCATCGTCCGTGAAAAGCCCCGCTCTAAGAACGACGTGGAGATCCCTGCCACGGTGTCAGCCGTGCCGCCGGAGGACAGCGAGCTGGGTCTGCGAAGCCCCTTCAAGTTTATGGCgcagaaacagcagagagagaggactcGGTGGCTCAACTCGCCCAACAGCTACTTGAGGGTCAATGTTCCTGAACAGTCACCCAGCGGAGATGTCAGCCCCAGGACCAAGACTGTG tgGATGAAGTCTTCACAGCCAGGCAACAGCATCGGCACACCAATAAGGATTGAGGACCCCAACCAGTTTGTCCCACTTAACACTGATCCCACAGAGGTTCAGGACAAGAGGAACCGG ATAAAAGAACAGCACAGAGGAGACCAGATGACTCCAGGACCAAAGTCTCAGCTACTAGCAGGCATTGTTGTGGACACCATCCCAGGACCA GCTTTCATCATTGAGGACGAGGAGCACACTCGCTCCCTTCCCCCCAACCCTTTCGATAATCTCACGgagaaggagctggaggaatacaagaacacagtagaaaaaaagcagcaaggCCAAGAAG AAGATGATGATGCCACTGATGCAGATGAGATGACGACATTTGATGGCTCTActatctccctctccctctctcccataATGACTCCAGCTAAACAAG ACACAATTCCTAATGGGAAAGACCACTTGTCGGAGCTGGAGGACGACTTGAGCATGGAGATATCCAAGATGAGCGTGAGCACTACGGAAACGGTGGAAATCTCCATCACGTCGAAGGAGAAGTCGGAGGAGGCTCAGACCCCGGAGAGCCAAACCAAGTCCccgaagaaaaagaaaaagaagttcCGCACACCTTCGTTCTTgaaaaagagcaagaaaaagaaggatgagaaagaaaaagaaaaaacagaagccTGA